Genomic window (Bacillus sp. 2205SS5-2):
AGAAGGCCAACAGCATAACTAATACCAGCAGTCCAATTCGAAGTCTTGTCGTACACTAAATCTTTCTCAGTAAAAGGAACATAATTATCAGTTCCGATAAAGAAAAATGGAATTGTTGAATTTAAGTAAACATCTGCATATTGGCTTTCAGAAGCCTCTGAAAGATTATCCTCCCTAATAAAGACTGCATCATAAGACTTCAGTTCTTCACTTTTCATTTCGTCGAATGAAATCTCCGTAAATCTCACCTGTTCCACTTTTACTTTTGGCGATTCTCCGATCACTGCAATTCTTAAAGAATTTCCTTCATAAGCCTCGAAATCAGGGCTTGAAGTACAAGCCGTTAGAGCTACTGTTAGAATTAATAAGATAAAACATAAATATCTCTTTCTATTTAATCTTTTCATATGCAACCCCTTTTAACATATTTTAACATAGTATTCTAAACACCTTGTTAAATAAATTAATAAGTCTAGCAGATTACTCGACTTATTGCATATAGATTCTTTCTTTTATATCAAACTGCTTTTTTGAAATGCCTAATCGTTGAGCAGGTGTACCTACCATTCCCTTTTATTTGTAAGCTAAACAAAAATTGTAATAAGTCCGCAATATTGTGAGTGCCATTTGAGCGTATTTCGGATTGAAATTGGAATAGATATAACTTTTGCCATCACCACGAGCTGTCGTTAAAGGTCTTTCTAAGATAGATAGCCTCCTGCGAATTTGCTGGATGAAAATATTCGTGGCATTGTCGTTCACGTTCAAGATAAGATTTGCAATATCTTTCGGTTCGAGTGATGAAAGATTGGTTGAGCACTCCACTCATCGAAATCCTCTATCAATCGTTGCAAGTGGATGCTCAATCGGATTACCCGCATATTCATAATGACTGTATGCCCGTTCCAACCTCCTTATGAAATTGTTGGTATGAAACAGTTCCTCCATTTTCAACAACGCAAGCTTCCTTAAAGACTTAGTATCGTAAACAGAGTTAATTCCCCAGTTGGTTAAATCCACTCATGCCTGAACAAATTCCTCACGAGCCTGTTTCCGAGATTTGGTTTTATCCGTTTGACAAAGGAAATGGTGGGCATCTGATAGACGAATTTCTTTGGAGAATACCCGATAAATGGAAGTCATTAAGGAATTATCTTTGTCGGTCATAAAACGCCATTCCGAAGCCCTTACAAGCTGTTTGATGAGCCAGTAATGGGCAATGGTTGTATTGGTAGAATTAATATGAAATCCATCTATATACTTCGCTCTGCGTTCAATTTTATCTAATTCATCTCAATACTATATTTCCGTTTATGTATCGTTTTTCGAACGTGGCATCGGATAATGAGAATACTTCGGAAACCGAGCGTGTTTCTTGGCAAATTCATTTAGATGGTCTTCTTTTAAAAGAACAGTGTCTTGGGCAATGTCCCCCAATGAAATATCCCAATCATATGCCACATCACTGCGGAACACATAGCGTGAAAGTACATCAGCAGTTATGACAACGTTGGTAGGGAACTGACTTTCTTCTAAATCGTCATACTGGCTGCCGCCCATCCCTTTCTTCCGAACATTGTTCAAAAAATAGGTCATTTTATCGGTGTTTAACCACATTTCATTGAAATCCATATTTTGAATGGGCTTGGCTTCGTGCCGTTCCAAAAACTCTAAACATCTTCGGTAAACAAATTCTAATTTATCGTAATAAGTTCCTCTCCCAATTTCCAAAAGTTCACAAGTTCTTGTAATCGGAACCCTACTTACCAATAACTTTGTAAACCAAAGAAGAATATCACTTCGTTTTTGATTTTATGTGATAGATTGCTTTCGGTTAGGTAGTACATTGGTAAACTTTTTACACGTCTTACATTGCCATCTTTGGGATTTACCAGTGCTTTTCCCACGCTTATAGAACTCCCTTGGTTCACTAAAAGGGGTAAACTCTTCCGCAATACAATCCTCTTTATGAAATTGATAATCAGGTTCGACATCTAGGACAGAATTGATTTGAAGCAATCACTCAATTTCCTGTGCGATACATCAAATTGATAGGGTTGTCTGTGACAATCTAATGTAGCACCTTTTGTTGCAAATTTCTCTTGGGGAAGACCGTACCATTTACAATACGGATCGGAACAATGATTGTATTGAATTTTATAGATATTTCCGTTCCAAATAAATGCAGTTGAATTGAACAATAAACCTTTGTATTTTGTTCCGAACTGCTTTGGCATTAACAATTCGTAATCTTTTGTTCTTTCTCCTATTTCAGCCGTCGAAATGGGGGTTTGCTCCTCAACATGATTATCTTCTTTGGTAGCCAATCTCTTTTACTTAGCAAACGTTATTGCTCTCCATTAAATGTTCGATTTCTAATTGTTTAATAATTCTTCGGTTATTTCGCTTACTTTCAATCCATTTTATAAAATCTTTGTCATCCAAAAGATTGAGCAGAAATACATCCACAACTTCATTTTCGCTGTACTCCGTAAATTCCGCATTGGTTTTTACAATCGCTCTTACTCGCTCAGAGATAAGCCAATCTACTCCATCAGCATTGTTATTTTTAGGCTTAATAAACTTCATATTATTTAGACCTCGTAATTAAAATCGTTCAACATTCAGTACGCCCAATTTGCACCTAGTTTAACACATAATTGGAATACTAACTGTTGGATAGAAGTCACTTGCTAATTATGGTGTTAATTCTGATGGTATTATGGAGGTTATTTTTAAAAAATAGTGATATATCAACAAATAAAGGGAGTCCAATTCATATGCGAATTGAACTCCCATTTGTATTACTTTATTACATTTTGTACTCAATAACCCGTTACATCATGGTGAGCTTTTTTAATTATGCATCCATTTATTATTAAATTGCCTGAAGAAAGAGTTTCCTCAATCTGTGTGTTTGTCTAACCAAATTCAACGCAACAAGCATAGTTTACTTATATCATAACTGGTTTTAAAGGTGGTGTAATAATGTCTGAAAAAATAATGGATAGCGGATCGGACGAACAGCAAGAAGATCATTTTTCAAAAATGATGTTCGGTTCAAATCGTCCAAATCGAACCGAACATCAAGCAGTAGAAGAAGAGGAAGTAATTGAGAGTGATGAAGAGTCTAATTCAGATCAATTGATGGATCAAATATTTAATATTTTTCAATCATTACAAGAAATAAAACCACTCTTGAGTGAATTTTCTCCAATGGTGGACTATATTAAAAAAAAACTAATAACCAAAAATGACTAAAATATGTATGAATAGTGAGGAGAGATTTTCTATAGGGAATCTTCCTCTAATCATTTCCCTGTCCCTTATCCTTGATAATGAAATTGAAAATAGGAATTGAAATGCCTGTATTTATTGGGGGAATTTAAATAATATTCACCTCAGGAGGAACTGTCCAGACGGGAAATATTTTTGTGAAATCAGATTATTCAGTATCGATTTCATCAAACGGGTCAGAGAAGATAATTCCGAACGCATAATCACTATGTGGAGGGAAATTCTAATCAAACTAGATCATAAATCAGGAATATGCACTTGAACGAAATTCTAGTTTATTTCATTAAGGTGAAAAATAAGAAATAAAAAAGACGCCTGAATATCCGTCAGACGTCTTTCAATACGTATTTGAGGCGATAGACAATGTGACCACATTCACACTTGTTGATAAATCAACGTGCCTTATTCGACTTACACAAATGAGCTCATCGCAAGTTAAATATAACATGATCTATTTGAGAAAGCAAGGTTTTTATTATGTTTATAATAAAGCCTAGAAGAAGTTCAGAAAAATTCAATCTAATTCTGATTTTGTATATTGTTCAGATAGAAATTAGGAGTAGTGAGTTTGGGAATGAGATATTATGTTACATATAGCTTATTTACAAAGTATTGTTCGTTATATAGAATGTATACAAGCATTATTTATAGAATATGAAGTTTCCTTCTCTATCCCTTTGCTTGATTATAAAAAGTGATGTTACCCAACCTGACTTGTTATAATTGTTTAGTTTCATTTTTAGCATAAATAATATAGCTTCGTTCTCTACTATTCGTTAGTCATATCTTTAACCCTTGGCCTATCGGTTTTGATTTTTGGACAAGCAAACGAACATGTATTTCGCATCAATCAATAATAGATACTTGTCGTACATGAAAAAGAACCATCTTTAACAGGAATGAACTTCATCATCCTAGTAGGATGATAAATAGAAAAAGAGATATAAATACTGAATACGTGAATAATGAAAAGATTGTAAGAACAAATGGGGATCAACATCACAAGTAGATGGTTGGAGCCGCTGGATGAGAATACAATCGATCTATTAAATTTCCACATATCGTTAATAAAGGTCTTTTTCACGTAATACAATAGTTCAAAATAAACTGTATGAGGTGAGAATGAATGGGTATGAAAGTAAGTGGTCCAAGGGGTAGTAGCATGATTTCTGGAAATTTGAAAGAGTTTCAAGATAATCCTTTAGGGTTTTTGGATAACATTCGCATAAACTATCAAGATGTTGCGAAGGTACGTTTTTTGCAATATCCTATTTATATATTGATGAAGCCCGATTATATAGAAGAAGTATTAGTTACGAAAGCGATGTCCTTTCACAAAAATGAGAGTTTCAATGAGCTTGATCCATTTACTGGGGAAGGACTATTAACGAGAGAAGGGGGTTTTCACTTAAAGCAGAGAAGAATGATGCATCCTTCTGTTACGAAAAAACATATTTCCCTTTTTGGTGAAAATACAGTCGAAGTAACTGAGAAGTATCTCGAGGAGTGGGATCAAAATCCGTTAAGAATTATTAATGAGGACCTAATGAATATCTCATTAGGAGTGATTTCCAAAACTCTTTTCAGTTTATCTACTTTTGAAAATAAGGAAATTTCAGGTAATGAAATGGACACGGTCCTGGGGTTAGCTACTAAACGGATACGTGCACTTTATCATGTACCATATTCAGCCCCTTTGAAAGGAAATCGAAATTTTCAAGTAGTGTGTTCTAAACTTGAAAAAGTAGTATATACCATCATGAATTATCGTCGTGAACATCCAAAACAAAAATATGTAGATTTGCTATCAATTATTGTAAATGCGTGTGACAATCATTCCGGCAACTATTTGACCAATAAACTACTTCGAGATGAATTGTTGAAAATTTTTTTTGATGAGCATGAAGCCACAGCTAGTACTCTTTCATGGGTACTGTATAACTTAAGCAAACACACAATTGCGAAAGAAAAGGTCTTTGAAGAACTAGAAAAAATTAAAGTGGAACAATTATCAATTGAACACATTGACCAACTATCCTATCTGAAAGCTGTGATTCTTGAGTCATTGAGGCTTTATCCACCGGTTTATTTGTTTGGCAGACGAGCCTTTCAAAACGTTGAAATCGGTCCTTTTTCTGTTAGGAAAGGGGAAGGGATCATAATCTCCCCGTATATAATTCATAAACTCTCGAGCAGCTTTGAAAAAGCCGAAATGTTTTGTCCTGAAAGGTTTTTAGGTGATCCAATAAATAGAATTCATCCACAGGCTTATTTCCCATTTGGGAATGGTTCAAGGAAATGTTTGGAAAACCCCTATGCTTTGTTTGAAGCTCTTCTTGTTTTAGGGACCATATTGAGAAAATTTGATGTTAATCTTGTTGAGGAAGTAGATATGGACCCTTCGATTACTCTAAGACCAAAGGGAAAGTTAAAAATGTTAGTCAAGCGGAGATAAATTTGGCGGAGGAACAGATAGGAAATTCACCTGTTTTTATCTGGTAGTTTGATAAGATTTAGAATGGTTGCTTTGACTAGCTCTAAGCCTTTTGTTTTCTTTTGCAGGAGATTTCTTGATCTTGGTGAACTATTAAAAAGGGGAGGCTTATCCAGGTATATTTTCCAAAGTTGATTTCGCAAAGATTGTAGCTTTTCAAACCAGTCTATAAATGGTGATATAGATTAGTTTCTGGTTATCTTTCCCTCTGTTTTTTGATCGAAATCAGCAGTGAAATGGAGGGTTCAATCGAAAATTAGTTGAAGTAGCTCTAAAGTATACAAAAAGAGCCTTTTATAAAGATCGTTGGCAATTAATAATTAATAATTATATATGAAGACTTTGTCATAAGTTGTTCTCATTTTTTTATGATAATCGTTTTTTAGGCTGAGAAAAGAAAGGAACTAGACAATGAAGAAAAGGTATCAAAGAGAGTGGAGGAATTTTAAGGATCATTACGCTGGTCATTTTATCACAAGTTATTTGTTATTATTAGGTTCAGCTTTGGCTTCCTTTTGGTTCATTCAATTTCTTCCAATAGACATCAATGAATTTTTTTCTCAAATTCAAGAAAAATTTCAGAAAATATCGAATCAAAACTCTGATTCAGCGATTACGTGGACGATTTTTTTGAATAATATGCGTGTTAGTGCCATGATAATGGTACTAGGGTTAATTCCAATCATCATCCTCCCTCATTTTCTGTTGTTGGTCAATGGAGTGATTATTGGCGTTGTGCTTCATTTTGTAAAAGCTAGTGGAGTCTCTTTATTTCCCGTTATCGTATTTGGACTTGCGCCTCATGGAATCACAGAATTAACAGGTTTTGTTTATGCAGCCTCGATTGGAGCGTTTGTTGGTGTGAATATATGGAGGATAGTATTCAAGCATAAAAAGGCCGTTTCATTTAAAGACTCGGTCCTTATGAGTATTAATTCATTTCTTTTTGTTGTATTTCCTCTTATCCTTGTTTCGGCATTAATTGAAGGGTATCTTACGAGCCTGCTTCTTGAGAGGTTTATGTAGTGTAGATTAATGGCGGAAATTGTAGAAATCTGGTCTGGTGTGTCGTTTTCTAGAAGTGAAAATATTGGATATGTAGTATTATAAGTTTGCTTGTAATATTTTGCGCTTTCCCGGAAAATATTTTTATTTTCTGACTATTGGCAAATGTAATTGTCCAGGTATAAAATACAGCTCCAGCAGGAAGTAGAAAAGAGAGAATTTCGTTATGATATAGATCTAGAAGGATAGAAAAAGGAGATTAGATGATGAGTAACCGCATAATGAAAATTATTATTGCTCTGTTAGTGATTTCGTTTTCTGTACAATCAATCACTCAAGCAGCAGACAATAAAACTAGCATTAATGAGAAATTTGGTTTGCCGATTGTGGTGTACGGGGGTTCACTTTCAGAAGCACAAAAAGTAGATGTTGAGAATCTATTAGAGGTAACAGATCGTAATTTAGTTGAAGAAGTTACCGTGACAGGTGACGATTTAGTAAAATATATCGAAGGAGAAAATCGAAATGCTCGTATGTTTTCTTCAGCAAAAATTACTCGTCAAGAGAAGGATGAGGGACTAATTGTCAAACTAGTTACCCCAAAGAATATTACACAAGTAACGGAAAGTATGTACGCAAATGCTCTAATTACAGCAGGAGTAGAAGGGGCAATCGTTGAAGTAGCTTCACCTATTGCAGTGAGTGGACACTCCGCTTTAACAGGAATATATAAAGCGTATGATGTAAGTGGGGAAGCGTTAAATAAAGAGCGAATGGAAGTTGCAAATGAAGAGCTGAACATTGCGACGGAAATTGCTGAGAACGCAGGTATTGATCCTGAAAAAGTGAGCGAATTGCTGACAGAAATAAAAAAAGAAATTTCCGAACAAAATCCTGTTTCTCGCCAAGAAGTTGAAAAAATCGTTGAAGAAAAATTAAAGTCTTTGAACATTAATTTAAGTGAGCAAGACCGTCAATTGTTAATAGACTTATTTGATAAAATTCGGTCACTCAATATTAATTTTGATACAGTCAAACAGCAATTGAATGATTTACAAGACACGATTTCTACAAAACTGGATGAAATCGTTGGCAATGAGGGTTTTTGGCAAAAGGTCAAAAACTTCTTCCAAAGTATTGTTGATTTTTTCAAAGGATTATTTAATTGAGATAGTGGTTCACTTCAGAGTAAACCTAATCAAGTCAAGTCTTGAAATGTATCAATACTGTCATCGATTTTTCAAGATAGTCTAACTAAAAAGCTGTAGAACTTAAACATATAAGAATATCAGATTTTATAAAATTCACCAGTGATGGAAACCCTTGCAAGTCTGAAATTATTCTATAGAAGAAAAGCCTGCAGGGTGTGAAAGAAAATAAAAAAAAGTTTGGAAAGCTAGTTGATTTTATTCTCAACTAGCTTTTTTCTATAGTGAACAGCCTGAAGTATTTAATGTTTTAGTGTCTAGCTTAACAGACACAAACAATTCGAGATCATACGTAAACAGTGTAGTGAGGTGATAAGTCAGTCCTTTTTTATGCTCATGTTCTATAACTGTAAGGATTACCCATTTTTTACTAAGCGAATATTTTGACGGCTGTGAATCTCCCCTGTATAGTACGAAGAGATATTATTTATTTAGTGATACGAAATTTAGACGAGCGGATGTGAGACTATGGGGCAACCAATAAAACAGCAAAATATTCTAGATCACGAAAATAAGATTGTTTTAATATGGAGTGTGGCCGTTTGGTTGGTCGTGATGAATACCACGATGTTCAATGTAGCTTTGCCAACCGTGCTACAGGAATTGTCGCTGGATTCATCAACGGCTTCTTGGATTGTCTCAGGATATTCAATCGTGTTTGCCATCTCAACGTTAACATATAGTCGTTTATCAGATTATATTCCGATTTCAAGGCTTCTTTTAACGGGGTTATTACTTTTGAGTTTCGCCTCCATTATCGGCTGGCAATCAAGTACGTTTGAAGTTTTGCTTTTTTCTCGTTTGTTACAAGCTGCAGGAGCTGGAGCTGTTCCAGGTTTAGCAATGGTTTTGGCTGGAAGGTATATACCCGTCTCTCGACGGGGGAAAGCTATGTCATTTATTTCTTCTGCTGCTTCACTTGGATTTGGATTGGGACCGGTCATTGGAGGGGCGATTACACAGGCGTTCGGTTGGAATGAGTTATTTATTGTCACCGGGGTAGTCGTTTTCCTGCTACCATTATTTTATCGTTTGCTACCTAAGGAAGAAACCAAGAAAATAAAATTCGATTTCATCGGTGCGCTTTTAACAGCGATCTCGGTTACTTGTTTATTACTGTTTTTATCTACTTTATCGATTTACTTCTTTCTAATCAGTATGGTGAGCGTATTTGTGTTATGGGTACACATCCATAAAATTCAAATCCCGTTTATTCAACCGAGTATCTTGAAAAAGAGACCCTATATTAAACTACTATTAATCGGGTTTGTCGCATTTGTTACCCATTTTTCTACATTATTTATGATGCCAATTATGCTCTCGGTTATTCATGAAAAAGGAGCTGCCACGATTGGGTTAATTATTTTTCCCGGTGCGATGCTTTCGGCGATTGCTGCTCAATTCATTGGTAGATTAATAGACCATTTTGGTAATAAGCCCTTAATGGTCGTTGGTCAGCTTTTATTGATTCTATCCACCAGTTTATTTGCCTTCTTTTCATCAGTATCCCCATATTGGATTATGATTGCTTATATGTTTATGAGCACAGGATTCTCGGCGTTAACTTCAAGTATTGCCAATGAAGCCACTCGTATTCTTCCTAAAGATGAAATCGGAACAGGAATGGGTATGTATCAACTGGTTCAATTCTTCGGAGGTGCTTTAGGGGTGGCTATTTCTGGAATGTTAATTGCGTGGCAAAGTGCTTATTCGGCGGAAATCATCTATCGAAATAATTTTTTAGGACTAATTGGAATTCTCACACTGGCAGTAGGTTTGTTTATTTTATATATTCGTCCTTTGAAAATTATGCAACACTCATCTTAAACTCACTAACTATTGTGAGTTTTTTTGTTAGGTTAAGAGACAAAGGTTAATTAATCGGAATAATCTGATATATTGGAAGTAAGCATTTTTCTGGAAAATTATGTTTGAAGACGATTGAAGACGTAAAAATCCAGTTGGAAATTAGAACATTCGTTTATTTGCTTCTTCGCTATTTAGTATTTAGTTCAAACAACTATGTAGGTTTCAGAACTCAATAAATTATTCTTGTAACAGGTGGTGAATGCTGAGCGAGCGATTGAACTCATTCTCTTGTCCGGTTTGGCTTTTCGCTTGTTTTAATCAATATGTTGAATCCTGACATTAAGCTAAAATGGTAGCATCAATTGAACCCTAGAAAATTGTCTTGTCAACACTAAATAGCGAAGAGCCGTTTATTTTATAGAAAAACTATTGATTTATAGGAGGTTTTTATGAAAGAAATAGATATGAGTTTTCGAAACCAGCGTGTGCGATTATGGTTTGTTGTAGTGTTGCCTAAGTTGTTCACTTCTATAGTTCTGTTTATTTTGCTGCCAAGAGAGTATCATCTGATCCCTATCTTTTTACCTATCACTGCTTTACTCATATATTACGGATTGCTTATGCTGGGCAGGTATAAAGGAAAGTCAATATAGGAGTCTGTCTTGAAAAATTTATCAGACAGTCTTATCTATGTTGACTTCCATTACCGCTGGAATAATGTAAATGGATTACATTATTCCAGGTTTTACGATTTTCATCGTTGGATGCTTACGTAAATCAATAAACTCCTCATTTAGCTTAATTAAAGGTTGATGTGGTTCATTTTCATGAATAAAAATAATTTCAGCAATTTCTCCAGTATCTAGTTCGACTTGTTGCCGTAAATGTTGTCTCATAATGTAACGAACAAAAGGTATGACGATTGCAGGATTCAGTTTATTATTATGGACTTCATTCATAAGCTCAGTAACGGCGGTGAAGTAAGACTGATTACTGGAATACGTGCGATGTGAACAGATAGCATTAAATGTGTCAGCAACGGAAATAATTTGTATTAACAAGTGTATTTTTCTTTCGTTTACTTTCATTGGGTATCCGCTACCATCGACTCTTTCATGGTGCAATAATGCGGCTTGAGAGATTAGTGGGGAGATATAGGGTACATTTTTTAGTAAATCATAGCCAATTGTTGGATGACTTTTAATTTCTTCCCACTCATTTGTAGTAAGAGAATCGGTTTTTTTTGATATTTTTTGGGAGATTTTTAACATGCCAATATCGTGAAGTAAGCCCATTTGTGCTAGTAATTGACATTGAAGTCGAGAGTAGGATAGTACTTTACCGATTTGTGAAGCTAATAATCCGACGTGAATACTGTGTTGAATTAGATGGTTTTTTGCAGTTGATTGTTTTTGGAAAAGTGTGGTGATGGCTATATCATT
Coding sequences:
- a CDS encoding cytochrome P450, with product MGMKVSGPRGSSMISGNLKEFQDNPLGFLDNIRINYQDVAKVRFLQYPIYILMKPDYIEEVLVTKAMSFHKNESFNELDPFTGEGLLTREGGFHLKQRRMMHPSVTKKHISLFGENTVEVTEKYLEEWDQNPLRIINEDLMNISLGVISKTLFSLSTFENKEISGNEMDTVLGLATKRIRALYHVPYSAPLKGNRNFQVVCSKLEKVVYTIMNYRREHPKQKYVDLLSIIVNACDNHSGNYLTNKLLRDELLKIFFDEHEATASTLSWVLYNLSKHTIAKEKVFEELEKIKVEQLSIEHIDQLSYLKAVILESLRLYPPVYLFGRRAFQNVEIGPFSVRKGEGIIISPYIIHKLSSSFEKAEMFCPERFLGDPINRIHPQAYFPFGNGSRKCLENPYALFEALLVLGTILRKFDVNLVEEVDMDPSITLRPKGKLKMLVKRR
- a CDS encoding stage II sporulation protein M; amino-acid sequence: MKKRYQREWRNFKDHYAGHFITSYLLLLGSALASFWFIQFLPIDINEFFSQIQEKFQKISNQNSDSAITWTIFLNNMRVSAMIMVLGLIPIIILPHFLLLVNGVIIGVVLHFVKASGVSLFPVIVFGLAPHGITELTGFVYAASIGAFVGVNIWRIVFKHKKAVSFKDSVLMSINSFLFVVFPLILVSALIEGYLTSLLLERFM
- a CDS encoding DUF1002 domain-containing protein, whose translation is MSNRIMKIIIALLVISFSVQSITQAADNKTSINEKFGLPIVVYGGSLSEAQKVDVENLLEVTDRNLVEEVTVTGDDLVKYIEGENRNARMFSSAKITRQEKDEGLIVKLVTPKNITQVTESMYANALITAGVEGAIVEVASPIAVSGHSALTGIYKAYDVSGEALNKERMEVANEELNIATEIAENAGIDPEKVSELLTEIKKEISEQNPVSRQEVEKIVEEKLKSLNINLSEQDRQLLIDLFDKIRSLNINFDTVKQQLNDLQDTISTKLDEIVGNEGFWQKVKNFFQSIVDFFKGLFN
- a CDS encoding MFS transporter, with the protein product MGQPIKQQNILDHENKIVLIWSVAVWLVVMNTTMFNVALPTVLQELSLDSSTASWIVSGYSIVFAISTLTYSRLSDYIPISRLLLTGLLLLSFASIIGWQSSTFEVLLFSRLLQAAGAGAVPGLAMVLAGRYIPVSRRGKAMSFISSAASLGFGLGPVIGGAITQAFGWNELFIVTGVVVFLLPLFYRLLPKEETKKIKFDFIGALLTAISVTCLLLFLSTLSIYFFLISMVSVFVLWVHIHKIQIPFIQPSILKKRPYIKLLLIGFVAFVTHFSTLFMMPIMLSVIHEKGAATIGLIIFPGAMLSAIAAQFIGRLIDHFGNKPLMVVGQLLLILSTSLFAFFSSVSPYWIMIAYMFMSTGFSALTSSIANEATRILPKDEIGTGMGMYQLVQFFGGALGVAISGMLIAWQSAYSAEIIYRNNFLGLIGILTLAVGLFILYIRPLKIMQHSS
- a CDS encoding HD-GYP domain-containing protein encodes the protein MEQLHISFDLVDEILGEDIFSQQGILLLKKGIILSESHILLLQNHKFGQTISMEKKSTQKTLPLKSKNENEYDDFTEYLASEFQKIQDGFSLANIPVILKKFSALEEKTHNDIAITTLFQKQSTAKNHLIQHSIHVGLLASQIGKVLSYSRLQCQLLAQMGLLHDIGMLKISQKISKKTDSLTTNEWEEIKSHPTIGYDLLKNVPYISPLISQAALLHHERVDGSGYPMKVNERKIHLLIQIISVADTFNAICSHRTYSSNQSYFTAVTELMNEVHNNKLNPAIVIPFVRYIMRQHLRQQVELDTGEIAEIIFIHENEPHQPLIKLNEEFIDLRKHPTMKIVKPGIM